A stretch of Ipomoea triloba cultivar NCNSP0323 chromosome 13, ASM357664v1 DNA encodes these proteins:
- the LOC116001824 gene encoding CMP-sialic acid transporter 4-like, giving the protein MEYRRIKDQDKNDAVDDDIESSHGKAVSGSISNVAIVGASSGDRSKWKRKSIVTLALTVLTSSQAILIVWSKRAGKYEYSVTTANFLVEALKCALSLVALMRIWRKDGVTDDNRLSTTYDEVSVFPIPAALYLVKNLLQYYIFAYVDAPGYQILKNLNIISTGILYRIILKRKLSEIQWAAFILLCAGCTTAQLNPSSDHVLQTPLQGWIMAIIMALLSGFAGVYTEAIIKKRPSRNINVQNFWLYVFGMIFNAIAIVIQDFDQVANKGFFHGYSLITVLMILNHALSGIAVSMVMKYADNIVKVYATSVAMLLTAVVSVFLFGFHLSLAFFLGSTVVSVSVYLHSAGKLQTQR; this is encoded by the exons ATGGAGTACAGGAGAATTAAAGATCAG GACAAAAATGATGCAGTTGATGATGATATTGAGAGCTCACACGGGAAAGCTGTTTCAG GTTCCATTAGTAATGTGGCCATAGTGGGGGCCAGCTCAGGTGACCGATCTAAGTGGAAGCGCAA GTCAATAGTCACACTTGCATTGACTGTGCTGACAAGTTCTCAAGCAATACTCATTGTCTGGTCGAAGAGAGCAGGGAAGTATGAGTACAGTGTTACAACTGCAAATTTTTTG GTAGAGGCTTTGAAGTGTGCACTATCACTTGTCGCTTTAATGAGAATCTGGAGAAAAGATGGCGTCACTGATGATAACAg GTTAAGCACCACATATGATGAAGTTAGTGTTTTTCCAATTCCCGCTGCACTGTACCTCGTCAAGAATTTACTGCAG tattacatatttgcatACGTGGATGCTCCTGGATATCAGATACTAAAGAACTTGAACATTATCAGCACTGGTATTTTGTACCGAATTATTCTTAAAAGGAA GTTAAGCGAGATTCAATGGGCAGCCTTCATTTTACTTTGTGCGGGATGCACCACTGCGCAACTTAATCCTAG TTCTGATCATGTTCTCCAGACTCCTCTTCAAGGTTGGATTATGGCTATT ATCATGGCCCTTCTGAGTGGTTTTGCCGGAGTTTATACAGAG GCCATAATAAAGAAACGTCCCTCGAGGAATATTAATGTTCAAAACTTCTGGCTATATGTCTTTGGGATGATCTTCAATGCCATTGCAATAGTCATTCAAGACTTTGATCAAGTTGCGAACAA GGGTTTCTTTCATGGATATTCATTGATTACAGTTCTCATGATTCTCAACCATGCACTAAG TGGTATAGCTGTATCAATGGTAATGAAGTACGCTGACAATATTGTGAAG GTGTATGCTACATCTGTTGCGATGCTGCTAACGGCTGTTGTATCTGTGTTCCTTTTCGGATTTCATCTTTCTCTCGCGTTCTTTCTTGGATCAAC TGTTGTATCTGTCTCGGTGTATTTACACTCCGCGGGAAAGCTCCAGACCCAGAGGTAG